The genomic DNA GTGTCTCTGTTGCGAGATGAGGCCTCATGCCCAAGCTGATAATCGACAACATACCGGTCGAAGTCCCCCCCGGGACCAACGTACTGGAAGCCGCACGGGCTGTTGGGATCGTCATCCCTCACTTCTGCTACCACGAGGCTCTGGGCAGCGTCGGCGCCTGCCGGCTGTGCGCCATGAAATTTGTGGAAGGCCCGGTGAAGGGGGTGCAGATGTCGTGCATGATCCCCGCACAGGACGGCATGGTGGTTTCCACCACCGACGGAGAGGCGGCACGGCTCCGGCAGCTCGTGATCGAGTGGCTGATGATCAACCATCCCCATGACTGCCCGGTATGCGACGAGGGGGGGGAATGCCTCCTCCAGGACTACACGGTTGCGGGAGGGCACGGCATCCGCCGCTTCCAGGGGAAGAAGCGCACTTTCCTCAACCAGTACCTGGGGCCGTACATTCACCACGAGATGAACCGGTGCATCGAGTGCTACCGCTGCTCCCGCTTCTATCAGGAGTATGCCGGCGGCACCGACCTGGGCGCCATGGGGAGCGCGGGCCGGGTCTACTTCGGCCGGTTCACGGAAGGAGAGCTGGAATCCCCCTTCTCCGGGAATCTCCTGGATATCTGCCCCACCGGTGTCTATACCGACAGGACCGCCCGCTACCGTGCCCGTTACTGGGACTACCAGATGGCACCCTCCATCTGCCCCTGGTGCTCGCTCGGATGCAACACTCTCCCGGCGGCGCGTTACCGGGAGCTGCTGAAGACGGCTGCGCGCCGCAACGATGCGGTGAACGGCTGGTTCATCTGCGACCGGGGGCGCTTCACCAAGGATCCCGTCAACGATCCCGCACGCCCGCGCACCCCGCTGATCGACGGAAATGAGGCCCAGTGGGAAGAAGCTCTGGATACGCTTGCGTCGCGCCTCCAGGATTTTATAAGAGTCAACGGAGCCGGTAGCCTTGCAGTCGTCGGCTCTTCCCGCCTGTCGCTGGAAGGGGCCCTGCTTCTCCAGCGGCTCTCTGCAGCCCTCGGCGCCGGGTTCCTCTGTTTTTTCTCCGACGATGGAGAAGCCCGGCGCGCCGCTGCGGCCGTCGAGCATCTTCATCGGGATAACGCGGCGTCCCTTGCCGAAGTCCGTACCGCGGACATGATCGTCCTGGACAACTGCGACCCGCTCAGGGAGGCCCCCGTGCTGCTCCTGGCCGTGCGGCAGGCATGGCGGAAGGGTGCCCGGATTTTTTCCGTCGGCGCCACCCCGGCAGGAGAACTCGCCCGGACCGTGTCCATTGAAATAACCGATGCACGGGAACTGGATGCCGTTCCCTTGGCGGAAGCAGAACGGGGGGTCATTATAACGGGGAGGCCTCACCCCGATCTTCGCCGGGCCGGACTCAAACTCTTCTTCATCCTGGAGGACCCCAACTCCTTCGGTGCAGCCCTTCTCGCCCGGGAGCATCGTGGAGTCGATCTCTCGCAAGCTCTCGACACGGGACGGGTCAAGGGGGTAATCGCCATCGAGGCGGATCTGCCTAAGGTTCCCACAGAAGTGGCAATCCTTGCCGCTGCGGACTGGCTTGCCACTGAGGACGTGGCCCGGGCCGGGGTTTTCCTCCCGACCGCCGCATGGGTGGAGATGGACGGCACCTGGATCAACAATGAGGGACGCGCCCAGCGTTTCCAGCGGAGTTTCAGCCCAGGGAGGCCCGTCAAGCAGGAGCCGACGGTGCACCCGCCGCACACCCCGAGACATCTTCCTCCCGGAAGCGATCCGAAACCCGCCTGGGAGGTTGCAGCCGCCCTGCTGCAGCGGCTCTCGGGAGAACGGGTTACGGAACCGCTCTCTGGAAGATGGGAGGTGCTGCGCGGCCTCGATCCGAATACGGAAGGGTTCAGAATGCTCGATCCTCTCCCGGGCTCCGAAAAAGGTGCCACATGACCCCGGCTGTCCTGGACATGCTTCTGCTCCTGGCGAAGATAGGGCTCGTCTACTTCGTGATCCTCACTTTCGCCGCCTACCTCGTGCTGGCCGAGCGGCGGGTTCTCGCGTGGATACAGGACCGCAAAGGGCCGAACCGCGTAGGTCCTTTCGGGCTGCTGCAGCCCCTGGCGGACCTGATCAAAATGCTTACGAAAGAGGATTTCCGCCCCGCCGGCGCCGACCGCTGGCTCTTTCTTCTGGCGCCCGCGATGGCGGCGATCCCCGCCCTCATGATCTTCGGCGTCATCCCCTTCGGAGCTCCCGTCGACATCTTCGGCCGCACGGTTCCACTCGTGGTTGCCGACCTGAACGTGGGGCTCCTCTTCTTCCTGGCCCTCTCATCCATCGCCGTCTACAGTGTGGCGCTGGGGGGCTGGGCCTCCAACTCCAAGTACGCCCTGCTCGGCGGGATCAGGGGCCTTGCGCAGCTCATATCATACGAACTCTCCATGGGGCTGTCGGTGGTCCCGGTGGTGATGCTCGCCCGCTCCTTCAGTCTCACCGAAATAGTGGATGCCCAGAGCACCGTGCCCTTCATAGTGTACCAGCCGGTGGCCTTCGTCATCTTCCTCATCAGCATCGCGGCGGAGTGCAGGCGGATCCCTTTTGACCTTCCAGAGGCTGAATCGGAGCTGGTTGCCGGGTTTCACGCCGAATATTCGGGTATGCGCTTCGGCCTCTTCTTCGTCGGCGAATACGTGAACGTAATCGCCCTCGGTGCTCTGGCCACCACCTTCTTTCTCGGGGGGTGGCACGGACCGCTTCTCCCCCCCCCGGTCTGGTTCTTCATCAAGGTGTCGCTCTTCGCCTTTTTCTTCATCTGGATGCGCGGGACCCTGCCCCGGCTGCGCTACGACCAGCTGATGCACCTGGGGTGGAAAGTGTTGACTCCTTTAGCCTTGCTTAATATACTAGCGACCGGCTGGTGGCTATTGCTCCGCTGACCCACTTTCGGCCGCCGGCTCGTTCGGCAACAACGGACTTCGTGGTTTCCAACTGCAGCAATGACAGGGAAAGGAGAGGGCCGATGGAGACGTTACTCAGGGCAGGAAGCGCGACCGAAAAGGGGGAATGGAT from Geobacter sp. DSM 9736 includes the following:
- a CDS encoding molybdopterin-dependent oxidoreductase, with product MPKLIIDNIPVEVPPGTNVLEAARAVGIVIPHFCYHEALGSVGACRLCAMKFVEGPVKGVQMSCMIPAQDGMVVSTTDGEAARLRQLVIEWLMINHPHDCPVCDEGGECLLQDYTVAGGHGIRRFQGKKRTFLNQYLGPYIHHEMNRCIECYRCSRFYQEYAGGTDLGAMGSAGRVYFGRFTEGELESPFSGNLLDICPTGVYTDRTARYRARYWDYQMAPSICPWCSLGCNTLPAARYRELLKTAARRNDAVNGWFICDRGRFTKDPVNDPARPRTPLIDGNEAQWEEALDTLASRLQDFIRVNGAGSLAVVGSSRLSLEGALLLQRLSAALGAGFLCFFSDDGEARRAAAAVEHLHRDNAASLAEVRTADMIVLDNCDPLREAPVLLLAVRQAWRKGARIFSVGATPAGELARTVSIEITDARELDAVPLAEAERGVIITGRPHPDLRRAGLKLFFILEDPNSFGAALLAREHRGVDLSQALDTGRVKGVIAIEADLPKVPTEVAILAAADWLATEDVARAGVFLPTAAWVEMDGTWINNEGRAQRFQRSFSPGRPVKQEPTVHPPHTPRHLPPGSDPKPAWEVAAALLQRLSGERVTEPLSGRWEVLRGLDPNTEGFRMLDPLPGSEKGAT
- the nuoH gene encoding NADH-quinone oxidoreductase subunit NuoH; this encodes MTPAVLDMLLLLAKIGLVYFVILTFAAYLVLAERRVLAWIQDRKGPNRVGPFGLLQPLADLIKMLTKEDFRPAGADRWLFLLAPAMAAIPALMIFGVIPFGAPVDIFGRTVPLVVADLNVGLLFFLALSSIAVYSVALGGWASNSKYALLGGIRGLAQLISYELSMGLSVVPVVMLARSFSLTEIVDAQSTVPFIVYQPVAFVIFLISIAAECRRIPFDLPEAESELVAGFHAEYSGMRFGLFFVGEYVNVIALGALATTFFLGGWHGPLLPPPVWFFIKVSLFAFFFIWMRGTLPRLRYDQLMHLGWKVLTPLALLNILATGWWLLLR